A single Macrobrachium nipponense isolate FS-2020 chromosome 5, ASM1510439v2, whole genome shotgun sequence DNA region contains:
- the LOC135215110 gene encoding phosphatidylinositol 4-phosphate 5-kinase type-1 gamma-like, with amino-acid sequence MKYDLKGSTYKRKANKYERCKDSPTFKDLDFMEHHPEGILLEAETYKALITTITRDCRVLASFKIMDYSLLVGIHNLDLAAKQKAQDKEKKLNGGDGGADEGGSSGAEGLIRSRSINRHKLVAHSTAMESIQADSDPIDEEDHVPPGGIPARNAKGERLLLF; translated from the exons GCAAACAAATATGAACGATGCAAAGACTCTCCAACGTTTAAAGATTTAGATTTTATGGAGCATCATCCAGAGGGTATTTTGTTGGAGGCAGAAACATATAAAGCTCTTATTACAACAATCACTAGAGATTGTCGG GTTTTAGCGTCCTTCAAAATCATGGATTACTCACTTTTAGTTGGTATCCATAACCTTGATTTGGCGGCCAAACAAAAGGCA CAGGACAAGGAGAAAAAACTGAATGGTGGTGACGGTGGAGCAGATGAAGGAGGCAGTAGTGGTGCAGAAGGCCTCATTCGTTCCAGATCCATTAACAGACACAAGCTAGTGGCACATTCAACAGCAATGGAGTCTATACAGGCCGATTCCGATCCGATTGACGAGGAAGATCATGTTCC gcCTGGTGGCATTCCTGCAAGAAATGCAAAAGGGGAAAGATTGTTGCTATTCTAG